One part of the Rutidosis leptorrhynchoides isolate AG116_Rl617_1_P2 chromosome 1, CSIRO_AGI_Rlap_v1, whole genome shotgun sequence genome encodes these proteins:
- the LOC139891426 gene encoding uncharacterized mitochondrial protein AtMg00810-like, which yields MFASLIGFQHSQSDHSLFVYHHGDATAYLLLYVDDIILVTSSTKLRTTLMSLFANEFAMKDLGSLSYFLGIAVKRNETGLFLSHATYAQTILNRAGIGTCNTVKTPVDTNGKLSATSGAPYSQPLEFRSLAGAL from the coding sequence ATGTTTGCATCTTTAATCGGTTTTCAACATAGTCAATCCGATCACTCCTTGTTTGTGTATCATCACGGTGATGCTACTGCCTATCttttactatatgtagacgatatcatATTAGTCACGTCATCTACTAAATTACGCACCACTCTCATGTCCTTGTTTGCTAACGAATTTGCTATGAAGGATCTCGGCTCATTAAGTTACTTCTTGGGTATTGCTGTCAAACGAAACGAGACTGGGTTATTTTTGAGTCATGCTACGTATGCACAAACAATTTTAAATCGTGCAGGTATTGGTACATGTAACACTGTCAAAACTCCTGTTGATACTAATGGAAAACTTAGCGCAACTTCTGGTGCTCCATACTCGCAACCTTTGGAATTTCGTAGTCTAGCTGGAGCTTTGTAA
- the LOC139891437 gene encoding uncharacterized mitochondrial protein AtMg00810-like, whose product MAYAVQKICLHMHDPKECHMHALRRILHYIQGTVSYGLQLSRSSLSSLVSYTDADWGGCPDTRRSTSGYCVYLRGNLVSWSAKCQPTVSRSSVEAEYRGIANVVSESC is encoded by the coding sequence ATGGCCTATGCAGTTCAAAAAATATGTCTCCATATGCACGATCCGAAAGAATGCCACATGCATGCTCTTCGACGTATTCTACATTATATTCAGGGCACTGTCTCTTATGGGTTACAATTGTCACGGTCTTCATTATCATCACTCGTATCTTATACTGACGCGGACTGGGGTGGTTGTCCAGACACACGTCGATCAACATCAGGTTACTGCGTCTATTTAAGAGGAAATTTAGTGTCTTGGTCCGCAAAATGTCAACCAACAGTTTCTCGTTCTAGTGTGGAAGCAGAATATCGAGGCATTGCAAATGTTGTATCCGAATCATGCTAG